The following are encoded together in the Dickeya lacustris genome:
- a CDS encoding FeoA family protein has translation MALSLQTLLDLPLNVNAVVARIRSGGEHQQRLTELGIRVGGQVRVIQRDENQPLMLAAGDSRVAINWEIGKQVWVHAQSGQ, from the coding sequence ATGGCTCTGAGTCTTCAAACGTTGCTTGATCTCCCCCTTAATGTGAATGCCGTTGTGGCGCGGATCCGCTCTGGCGGAGAGCATCAGCAGCGACTGACTGAGCTGGGTATCCGTGTGGGCGGGCAGGTTCGCGTGATCCAACGTGACGAAAATCAACCGTTGATGCTGGCCGCTGGCGATAGCCGTGTGGCCATCAATTGGGAAATAGGCAAGCAGGTATGGGTGCATGCGCAATCAGGCCAATAA
- a CDS encoding FeoA family protein — protein MTLEALAVGTQWRVLGFQKGSADYRKRLLALGVTPGVEFSVARVAPLGDPIELRLRGASISVRKGEAQILILEKC, from the coding sequence ATGACGCTGGAAGCATTGGCAGTTGGCACACAGTGGCGTGTGCTGGGGTTTCAGAAAGGGTCGGCAGATTATCGTAAACGCTTGCTGGCGCTTGGTGTGACGCCGGGCGTGGAGTTTTCGGTTGCTCGTGTTGCCCCATTGGGCGACCCGATTGAGTTACGTTTGCGCGGTGCATCAATCAGCGTGCGCAAAGGCGAAGCACAGATTTTGATTCTGGAAAAATGTTAA